From the genome of Tachysurus fulvidraco isolate hzauxx_2018 chromosome 20, HZAU_PFXX_2.0, whole genome shotgun sequence, one region includes:
- the trim3b gene encoding tripartite motif-containing protein 3b isoform X1, with product MSVTMAKRETGSTSPVVRQIDKQFLVCSICLDHFHNPKVLPCLHTFCERCLQNYIPPQSLTLSCPVCRQTSILPEKGVAALQNNFFITNLMEVLQRDPGCSRPEACNVLESVSAAAAGKPLSCPNHEGKVMEFYCESCETAMCLDCTEGEHREHVTVPLRDVLEQHKAALKNQLDAIRNRLPQLTAAIELVTEISRQLMERKTEAVNEISSTFEELERVLHQRKTALITDLENICSSKQKVLQSQLLSLQQAKEHIESSCSFTEQALSHGGAAEVLLVQKQMGERAGALACHTFPERPHENGHLQCRLETEGLRRSIQNLGVLITTSAVGHTSVATGEGLRHGIIGQHSTITVTTKDKEGELVRSGNALLKADIRGPEGSKAVEVEVADNKNGTYEVGYTLRSEGEYSFSLMLYGQPVRGSPFRLRAVKPSDVPQSPEDVKRRVKSPSGSGGHIRQKAVRRPSSMYSTTKKKENPIEDELIYRVGTRGREKGEFTNLQGISTFSGRVVVADSNNQCIQVFTNDGQFKLRFGVRGRSPGQLQRPTGVAVDMNGDIIVADYDNRWISIFSSEGKFKNKIGAGRLMGPKGISVDRNGHIIAVDNKACCVFIFQSNGKLVTRFGARGSLDRQFAEKSGSNFKQEQKLSKSGPGFSPHFVAVNNKNEIIVTDFHNHSVKVFSADGEFLFKFGSHGEGNGQFNAPTGVAVDANGNIIVADWGNSRIQVFDSSGSFLSYINTSADPLYGPQGLALTSEGHVVVADSGNHCFKVYRYLQ from the exons ATGTCTGTCACCATGGCTAAGCGTGAGACTGGCAGCACAAGTCCAGTGGTGCGGCAAATAGACAAGCAGTTCCTGGTCTGCAGCATCTGCCTCGATCACTTCCACAACCCCAAAGTGCTACCCTGCTTACACACCTTCTGCGAACG GTGCTTACAGAACTACATCCCACCGCAGTCACTGACGCTGTCGTGTCCAGTGTGCCGACAGACCTCCATCCTGCCTGAAAAAGGTGTAGCAGCACTGCAGAATAACTTTTTTATTACCAATCTGATGGAGGTGCTTCAGAGGGATCCAGGATGTTCTCGTCCTGAGGCGTGCAATGTGCTGGAGTCTGTGAGTGCAGCAGCTGCTGGGAAGCCTCTTTCCTGCCCAAATCATGAGGGCAAG GTGATGGAGTTTTACTGTGAGTCGTGCGAAACAGCCATGTGTTTAGATTGCACAGAAGGGGAACACAGAGAACATGTCACTGTCCCACTGAGGGATGTTCTGGAACAGCACAAAGCAGCACTGAAGAATCAGCTGGATGCCATTCGCAACAG ATTGCCTCAGTTGACGGCTGCAATTGAACTGGTGACTGAGATCTCCAGGCAGCTGATGGAACGAAAGACTGAAGCAGTGAATGAGATAAGCAGTACATTTGAGGAGCTGGAGCGGGTTCTGCACCAACGTAAGACTGCCCTCATCACCGACTTAGAGAACATCTGCAGCTCCAAACAGAAG GTTCTGCAGTCCCAACTGTTATCCCTGCAGCAGGCGAAAGAACATATTGAGAGTAGCTGCAGCTTCACAGAGCAGGCTCTGAGCCATGGGGGTGCTGCTGAGGTGCTTCTTGTGCAGAAGCAGATGGGGGAGCGTGCAGGCGCTCTGGCCTGTCACACCTTCCCTGAACGGCCGCATGAGAACGGACACCTGCAGTGCCGCCTAGAGACAGAGGGCTTACGCCGCTCCATCCAGAACCTTGGGGTCCTGATCACCACTAGTGCTGTTGGACACACTAGCGTGGCCACCGGAGAGGGCCTGAGGCACGGCATCATTGGCCAACACAGCACCATCACCGTTACCACCAAGGACAAGGAAGGAGAACTAGTGCGAAGCGGTAATGCGCTTCTAAAAGCAGATATCAGAGGGCCGGAAGGAAGCAAAGCAGTCGAGGTGGAGGTAGCGGACAATAAAAACGGCACATATGAAGTGGGCTACACGCTTAGGAGTGAGGGAGAGTATTCTTTCTCACTGATGCTTTATGGCCAGCCTGTAAGAGGGAGTCCATTCAGACTGCGGGCCGTGAAGCCCAGCGACGTTCCTCAGTCTCCTGAGGATGTGAAACGGAGGGTGAAGTCACCCAGTGGAAGTGGAGGACATATCAGGCAGAAAGCTGTACGAAGACCCTCCAGCATGTACAGCACCACTAAGAAGAAGGAGAATCCTATTGAGGATGAGCTTATCTACAGAGTAG gcaCGAGAGGCAGAGAGAAGGGCGAGTTCACTAATCTTCAAGGTATCTCTACCTTCAGTGGCAGAGTTGTAGTAGCAGACAGTAACAACCAGTGTATTCAG GTGTTTACTAACGATGGACAGTTTAAGCTGAGGTTTGGCGTGCGAGGTCGCTCACCAGGGCAGCTACAACGACCCACAGGAGTGGCAGTAGACATGAATGGAGACATCATAGTAGCTGATTATGATAATCGATGGATAAGCATCTTCTCCTCAGAAGGGAAGTTTAAG AATAAAATCGGTGCTGGGAGGCTAATGGGGCCGAAGGGCATTTCAGTGGATCGGAACGGTCACATCATTGCTGTAGATAACAAGGCGTGCTGCGTCTTCATCTTCCAGTCCAACGGGAAACTGGTTACCAGGTTTGGTGCAAGGGGCTCGTTGGACAGACAGTTTGCAG AAAAAAGTGGTTCAAACTTTAAACAGGAGCAAAAGCTTAGTAAATCTGGCCCTGGGTTCA GTCCACACTTTGTGGCTGTCAACAACAAGAATGAAATCATAGTAACAGACTTTCATAATCACTCGGTTAAG GTGTTCAGTGCAGATGGTGAATTCCTCTTTAAATTTGGCTCACATGGTGAAGGAAATGGGCAGTTTAATGCCCCAACAGGAGTTGCTGTTGATGCAAATGGGAACATCATTGTAGCAGACTGGGGTAACAGCAGGATACAG gtgttTGACAGCTCAGGCTCTTTCCTGTCCTACATAAACACGAGTGCAGACCCGCTGTATGGGCCGCAGGGTTTGGCGCTGACGTCTGAAGGTCACGTGGTTGTTGCAGACTCGGGGAACCACTGTTTTAAAGTGTATCGCTACCTGCAGTAG
- the trim3b gene encoding tripartite motif-containing protein 3b isoform X2 — translation MSVTMAKRETGSTSPVVRQIDKQFLVCSICLDHFHNPKVLPCLHTFCERCLQNYIPPQSLTLSCPVCRQTSILPEKGVAALQNNFFITNLMEVLQRDPGCSRPEACNVLESVSAAAAGKPLSCPNHEGKVMEFYCESCETAMCLDCTEGEHREHVTVPLRDVLEQHKAALKNQLDAIRNRLPQLTAAIELVTEISRQLMERKTEAVNEISSTFEELERVLHQRKTALITDLENICSSKQKVLQSQLLSLQQAKEHIESSCSFTEQALSHGGAAEVLLVQKQMGERAGALACHTFPERPHENGHLQCRLETEGLRRSIQNLGVLITTSAVGHTSVATGEGLRHGIIGQHSTITVTTKDKEGELVRSGNALLKADIRGPEGSKAVEVEVADNKNGTYEVGYTLRSEGEYSFSLMLYGQPVRGSPFRLRAVKPSDVPQSPEDVKRRVKSPSGSGGHIRQKAVRRPSSMYSTTKKKENPIEDELIYRVGTRGREKGEFTNLQGISTFSGRVVVADSNNQCIQVFTNDGQFKLRFGVRGRSPGQLQRPTGVAVDMNGDIIVADYDNRWISIFSSEGKFKNKIGAGRLMGPKGISVDRNGHIIAVDNKACCVFIFQSNGKLVTRFGARGSLDRQFAGPHFVAVNNKNEIIVTDFHNHSVKVFSADGEFLFKFGSHGEGNGQFNAPTGVAVDANGNIIVADWGNSRIQVFDSSGSFLSYINTSADPLYGPQGLALTSEGHVVVADSGNHCFKVYRYLQ, via the exons ATGTCTGTCACCATGGCTAAGCGTGAGACTGGCAGCACAAGTCCAGTGGTGCGGCAAATAGACAAGCAGTTCCTGGTCTGCAGCATCTGCCTCGATCACTTCCACAACCCCAAAGTGCTACCCTGCTTACACACCTTCTGCGAACG GTGCTTACAGAACTACATCCCACCGCAGTCACTGACGCTGTCGTGTCCAGTGTGCCGACAGACCTCCATCCTGCCTGAAAAAGGTGTAGCAGCACTGCAGAATAACTTTTTTATTACCAATCTGATGGAGGTGCTTCAGAGGGATCCAGGATGTTCTCGTCCTGAGGCGTGCAATGTGCTGGAGTCTGTGAGTGCAGCAGCTGCTGGGAAGCCTCTTTCCTGCCCAAATCATGAGGGCAAG GTGATGGAGTTTTACTGTGAGTCGTGCGAAACAGCCATGTGTTTAGATTGCACAGAAGGGGAACACAGAGAACATGTCACTGTCCCACTGAGGGATGTTCTGGAACAGCACAAAGCAGCACTGAAGAATCAGCTGGATGCCATTCGCAACAG ATTGCCTCAGTTGACGGCTGCAATTGAACTGGTGACTGAGATCTCCAGGCAGCTGATGGAACGAAAGACTGAAGCAGTGAATGAGATAAGCAGTACATTTGAGGAGCTGGAGCGGGTTCTGCACCAACGTAAGACTGCCCTCATCACCGACTTAGAGAACATCTGCAGCTCCAAACAGAAG GTTCTGCAGTCCCAACTGTTATCCCTGCAGCAGGCGAAAGAACATATTGAGAGTAGCTGCAGCTTCACAGAGCAGGCTCTGAGCCATGGGGGTGCTGCTGAGGTGCTTCTTGTGCAGAAGCAGATGGGGGAGCGTGCAGGCGCTCTGGCCTGTCACACCTTCCCTGAACGGCCGCATGAGAACGGACACCTGCAGTGCCGCCTAGAGACAGAGGGCTTACGCCGCTCCATCCAGAACCTTGGGGTCCTGATCACCACTAGTGCTGTTGGACACACTAGCGTGGCCACCGGAGAGGGCCTGAGGCACGGCATCATTGGCCAACACAGCACCATCACCGTTACCACCAAGGACAAGGAAGGAGAACTAGTGCGAAGCGGTAATGCGCTTCTAAAAGCAGATATCAGAGGGCCGGAAGGAAGCAAAGCAGTCGAGGTGGAGGTAGCGGACAATAAAAACGGCACATATGAAGTGGGCTACACGCTTAGGAGTGAGGGAGAGTATTCTTTCTCACTGATGCTTTATGGCCAGCCTGTAAGAGGGAGTCCATTCAGACTGCGGGCCGTGAAGCCCAGCGACGTTCCTCAGTCTCCTGAGGATGTGAAACGGAGGGTGAAGTCACCCAGTGGAAGTGGAGGACATATCAGGCAGAAAGCTGTACGAAGACCCTCCAGCATGTACAGCACCACTAAGAAGAAGGAGAATCCTATTGAGGATGAGCTTATCTACAGAGTAG gcaCGAGAGGCAGAGAGAAGGGCGAGTTCACTAATCTTCAAGGTATCTCTACCTTCAGTGGCAGAGTTGTAGTAGCAGACAGTAACAACCAGTGTATTCAG GTGTTTACTAACGATGGACAGTTTAAGCTGAGGTTTGGCGTGCGAGGTCGCTCACCAGGGCAGCTACAACGACCCACAGGAGTGGCAGTAGACATGAATGGAGACATCATAGTAGCTGATTATGATAATCGATGGATAAGCATCTTCTCCTCAGAAGGGAAGTTTAAG AATAAAATCGGTGCTGGGAGGCTAATGGGGCCGAAGGGCATTTCAGTGGATCGGAACGGTCACATCATTGCTGTAGATAACAAGGCGTGCTGCGTCTTCATCTTCCAGTCCAACGGGAAACTGGTTACCAGGTTTGGTGCAAGGGGCTCGTTGGACAGACAGTTTGCAG GTCCACACTTTGTGGCTGTCAACAACAAGAATGAAATCATAGTAACAGACTTTCATAATCACTCGGTTAAG GTGTTCAGTGCAGATGGTGAATTCCTCTTTAAATTTGGCTCACATGGTGAAGGAAATGGGCAGTTTAATGCCCCAACAGGAGTTGCTGTTGATGCAAATGGGAACATCATTGTAGCAGACTGGGGTAACAGCAGGATACAG gtgttTGACAGCTCAGGCTCTTTCCTGTCCTACATAAACACGAGTGCAGACCCGCTGTATGGGCCGCAGGGTTTGGCGCTGACGTCTGAAGGTCACGTGGTTGTTGCAGACTCGGGGAACCACTGTTTTAAAGTGTATCGCTACCTGCAGTAG